The following are encoded in a window of Mycobacterium sp. ELW1 genomic DNA:
- a CDS encoding MlaD family protein, with amino-acid sequence MAAADTPKASGIGARLRSRRGVAIAVVILTVLAVAVAVSIKVLAPKINPTRAMCAEFTDAVGLYPGNKVALLGIEVGSTTAIVNKPDHVEVDFTVPADLVLPADVGAVTYSQSIVTDRHVELTKPYTGGPKFTGPGCIKLKSTKTPISVSETFSAIGSLTDAILGSQPGQDPSKAPGVQAINDSLSAASNSLQGAGPGINKTMRNLRTMLADPYKADADYRQLFENSEILTSDFLKNWDSFASVIQTLPVTAQLMEGLSENFGAAMANVSHLLPTLIEALNRFGPRFYDKFDKRFGGLRDLLNRHIPAITAMINSWPQFSNWLADIYEPAWGTHNVTYIPPQVSIAPTQAGAICQGLTERNIPGAAAACASGTPTDPVTLGLTNLVLGAALP; translated from the coding sequence ATGGCTGCTGCTGACACACCGAAGGCATCGGGCATCGGCGCGCGACTGCGGTCACGGCGAGGAGTCGCCATAGCGGTGGTGATCCTCACCGTGCTGGCGGTCGCGGTGGCGGTGAGCATCAAAGTACTGGCCCCGAAGATCAACCCCACCCGGGCGATGTGCGCCGAATTCACCGACGCGGTGGGCCTGTACCCCGGCAACAAGGTCGCGCTGCTGGGTATCGAGGTCGGCTCGACGACCGCGATCGTCAACAAGCCCGACCATGTCGAGGTGGACTTCACCGTGCCCGCGGACCTGGTCCTGCCTGCCGATGTCGGCGCGGTCACCTACTCGCAATCCATCGTCACGGATCGCCACGTCGAGCTGACCAAGCCGTACACCGGGGGCCCCAAGTTCACCGGTCCGGGCTGCATCAAGCTCAAGTCCACCAAGACACCGATCAGCGTCAGCGAAACGTTCTCCGCCATCGGCAGTCTCACCGATGCGATCCTGGGATCCCAACCGGGCCAGGATCCGTCCAAGGCGCCCGGCGTCCAGGCGATCAACGACAGTCTCAGCGCGGCAAGCAATTCCCTGCAGGGCGCCGGGCCCGGGATCAACAAGACGATGCGCAACCTGCGCACCATGCTCGCCGACCCCTACAAAGCCGACGCCGACTACCGCCAGCTGTTCGAGAACAGCGAGATCCTCACCTCCGACTTCCTCAAGAACTGGGACAGCTTCGCCTCGGTGATCCAGACCCTGCCGGTCACCGCCCAACTGATGGAAGGCCTGTCGGAAAACTTCGGTGCCGCGATGGCCAACGTGTCCCACCTGCTGCCGACACTGATCGAGGCGCTCAACCGGTTCGGCCCGCGGTTCTACGACAAGTTCGACAAGCGGTTCGGTGGGCTGCGTGATCTGTTGAACCGGCACATCCCGGCGATCACCGCGATGATCAACTCCTGGCCGCAGTTCAGCAACTGGCTCGCCGACATCTACGAGCCGGCGTGGGGCACCCACAACGTCACCTACATCCCGCCGCAGGTGTCGATCGCCCCAACGCAGGCCGGCGCTATCTGCCAAGGCCTCACGGAGCGCAACATCCCCGGCGCCGCTGCCGCGTGCGCGTCGGGCACCCCGACCGACCCGGTGACGCTCGGCCTCACCAATCTCGTTCTGGGAGCGGCACTGCCATGA
- a CDS encoding MlaD family protein: protein MTRRPLRAFCALLFTVAIGLTAACSLDPTRLPVPGAYSPRHSYDINIEFASVLNLPARAKVDSGGVQIGVLDSVRLEGTTAVTTVEIAGDTKLPVATRAELRQATPLGDIYIALLPPEDKSGPILRDGDTIPLGNTSPADNVEDLLRSMSNLVAGGAIGTLQTTVVNVNKAFPQDPHELTRMQHTVAGVLNDLATNQNTIDQMLDGMENITSGFAANTQVFNRLVTEGPAKLQGLSAVTMAILNVVGASKDVGKLGGDLINPIAGDLMQILSYITPMIHTMATADTTIPVIADKFVALLRYKLLGWFRDGGPKYTITELHAPTGREGVDPADKANQAVEAMQTMGLVP, encoded by the coding sequence ATGACCCGACGCCCGCTGCGCGCGTTCTGCGCACTGTTGTTCACCGTCGCCATCGGTCTCACCGCGGCCTGTTCGCTGGATCCCACCCGGCTGCCGGTCCCGGGCGCCTACAGCCCGCGGCACTCCTACGACATCAACATCGAGTTCGCCAGCGTGCTCAATCTCCCGGCGCGGGCCAAAGTGGACTCCGGGGGCGTGCAGATCGGCGTGCTCGACAGCGTCCGACTCGAAGGCACCACCGCAGTCACCACTGTCGAAATCGCGGGTGACACCAAGCTTCCCGTCGCGACGCGCGCTGAGCTTCGTCAGGCCACCCCGCTCGGCGACATCTACATCGCCCTGCTACCGCCCGAAGACAAGTCCGGGCCGATACTGCGTGACGGCGACACCATTCCGCTGGGCAACACCTCACCGGCCGACAACGTCGAGGATCTCCTGCGCTCGATGTCGAACCTCGTCGCCGGTGGCGCGATCGGCACACTGCAGACCACCGTGGTCAACGTCAACAAAGCGTTCCCGCAGGATCCGCACGAGCTGACCCGCATGCAGCACACGGTCGCCGGTGTGCTCAACGACCTTGCCACCAATCAGAACACCATCGACCAGATGCTCGACGGCATGGAGAACATCACCTCCGGGTTCGCGGCCAACACCCAGGTGTTCAACCGGCTGGTGACCGAAGGCCCGGCGAAACTCCAAGGGCTCTCGGCGGTGACGATGGCCATCCTGAATGTCGTCGGCGCCTCGAAGGACGTCGGCAAGCTCGGCGGCGATCTGATCAACCCCATCGCCGGCGACCTGATGCAGATCCTGTCCTACATCACGCCGATGATCCACACGATGGCCACCGCGGACACCACCATCCCGGTGATCGCCGACAAGTTTGTGGCGCTGCTGCGCTACAAGCTGCTCGGGTGGTTCCGCGACGGCGGTCCGAAGTACACCATCACCGAACTCCACGCGCCCACCGGGCGCGAAGGGGTCGATCCCGCCGACAAGGCGAACCAGGCTGTCGAGGCCATGCAGACGATGGGGTTGGTGCCATGA
- a CDS encoding MlaD family protein — translation MKFSARTTLVILVVMTLAGAAYMSCGVLDMGPTKQVTRLTLLLNSSGGLMPTSEVTMRGIKVGRVTGIQTTATGLAVSMDVDRKYQVPADSAISVENLSAAGEQYIDFRPTLIAPPYFADGAVIPPDRVAPIVTASDLLTRANVLFTALNLDQIHGIINDMSAAFKGNDETIDSLAVTAGLTAKVIRDDKELLNTLFSNVSTFTTNLGDIHAGEIISETGKLLPKSVPAFLQLVHQIEILSHTGIGVIGPQDPAGILVAKFGEWLDMLAGPLGTFATILQPAMAPLHDIKIDAGHWLDFWESTFNDTGGVRVQLNVPEWHQ, via the coding sequence ATGAAGTTCAGTGCGCGCACCACCCTGGTGATCCTGGTGGTGATGACCCTGGCCGGCGCGGCCTACATGTCGTGCGGCGTGCTCGACATGGGGCCGACCAAACAAGTCACGCGACTGACCTTGCTGCTCAACTCTTCCGGTGGCCTGATGCCCACCTCGGAAGTGACGATGCGCGGCATCAAAGTCGGCCGGGTGACCGGAATTCAGACCACCGCAACCGGGCTCGCCGTCTCGATGGACGTCGACCGCAAATACCAGGTCCCGGCCGACAGCGCGATCAGCGTGGAGAACCTGTCGGCGGCCGGTGAACAGTACATCGACTTCCGGCCGACGTTGATCGCGCCGCCCTACTTTGCCGACGGCGCGGTGATCCCGCCCGACCGGGTCGCACCGATCGTGACTGCCAGCGACCTGCTCACCAGGGCCAATGTTCTGTTCACCGCGCTGAACCTCGACCAGATCCACGGCATCATCAACGACATGTCCGCGGCGTTCAAGGGCAACGACGAGACCATCGACTCGCTGGCCGTCACTGCCGGGTTGACCGCGAAGGTGATCCGTGACGACAAGGAACTGTTGAACACGTTGTTCAGCAATGTGTCGACGTTCACCACCAACCTCGGCGATATTCATGCCGGCGAAATCATCAGTGAGACAGGCAAACTGCTGCCGAAATCGGTGCCGGCCTTCTTGCAGCTGGTCCACCAGATCGAGATCCTGTCGCACACCGGCATCGGTGTCATCGGCCCGCAGGACCCGGCTGGGATCCTCGTCGCCAAGTTCGGCGAATGGCTCGACATGCTGGCCGGCCCGCTGGGCACGTTCGCCACCATCCTGCAGCCCGCGATGGCACCATTACACGACATCAAGATTGACGCCGGGCACTGGCTGGACTTCTGGGAATCGACGTTCAACGACACCGGCGGCGTTCGGGTGCAGCTCAACGTACCCGAGTGGCACCAGTGA